In Clupea harengus unplaced genomic scaffold, Ch_v2.0.2, whole genome shotgun sequence, the sequence ATTACTGTTCGATTATATATGGAGGGTTGATTTGAATAGAAATTCTCTAATATTCTTTATTCTTTAATATTTCTCTCTGATGAAATACCTTATTGTCTGATTTTGTTTACTCAGAGGACCAAAGAAGAAGTTGGCCATCTTTGTGCTATCATAGTGAAGAAAGTAGTCCAGACTGCTCATTATTACCTGCTCCCAGTCCTCAGTGAAATTCTGGGTGTTCCTGTCGCATACGTATGTGGAATGACAAGATCAGGGCAACACACATTTTGGTATGTACAGTAATCACTGGAATGACTTGTTTATCATTTTAATAAACACAGATTTTACTGTTTATTACTCCCGTCATCAGATGCAAACCTAAAGTAGCACTTCCCACTGCAAATCATGCCCAAATAACATCCCTGTTGTGAATTAGCATGGGATTCATCGTCGTTTTTAATTTAAGTGAACTATGTGTAACTAGTTCTGTGTAACTATGTGTTATCAGTTATACATGTGGTCTTTATGCCTTGGAATAGGCTAAGCACCTCAGAGGCCGAAAGACATGAGGGATCATCTCTACGCCAAGGATCTCAGGGGATAAGAAATGAAATGCTCTTGGCAGCAGCCAAGAAAGAAGTCGATGAGATTTTTCGAGAATCTGTCAGAATAGTCAGTGGTTTGGATCCAGTTGTGCCTGCCTTACCAGAGGGATATTCCTCCATCTCCAAAATGAATGTGGATTTGACAGCCTCATGCACCATTAAGGACTTTGACTCTGGTCCTACTACAGCACCTATGATGGCTGAGGACGCTAAAGCCTCAGGACTATCACAATCCATCATCTTGCTCAACCAGTTCACCGGCACTGAATTTCAACAAAGGGCATCAAAGCAAGTGAGTGAGGTTTTGCTCAAAACTCTTGAGAATGAATCCCCAATTGAGGAATTTGCTGAAGATGACGAGGAATCAAACTCCAAAGCAGAAAGTCAAACAGACCTCTGTAGGGTTCATGCTATCTTCTATCCATCTGGTCCCCGTCAGAGTCTCTTGCAGTTGATCTAGTTGGTGATATTATTGAATCCATGAAGGACAAAGTCTCCGGCCAAGAGGTTCATTCAACATCATATGATGTTGTTGGATGTGTTATTGAAGGGATGAAAGATCTTTTGGAGAAAACACGAGCCCTAGGAACTGGTGTTACAATGAAAAGGATCTACAGGACAACATCTCAAAAAATGTTCAATGCAATTCAGAACATGGTGGGGAAATTGTTTTGCAAATCTTTTCACTGACAGTAAAAGAAAATGACAGTGGCTTCTGCCATCAATGTCACTAGCCAAGCAATTGTGTCCATGCAGAGTGAACTTCCCGATCTCAAGACGGCAGGAAATCTAGAGCAGGTAGAGCTGATTGATAAGATCCTTAGTGCTATGTTGAATGAAGTACAAGTGATTGACattgaaacagaaacagacagatcaCAAAGCCCTGGATTGCCATCGTCACACTCCTCAGTATCATTTCACTCAGAAATAGATGACCAAACCAAACTCCCTGGTACTTCTGTTCTCCCTGAAGTGTTTATTGAAAGGATTTCCCCTCTTCTGACGCATACTTTTGTTGACATGGATGCTGCTTCATTGTCTCCTGGATGTGCAAATGAAACCATCAGTAGTGTGTTAGACACCATCTTAGAATGGGAAAAACGTGTACCCATCACTGGAAGACTGGAGAAATTGATCACTGAAACACAAATAGGTCAATATTCCTTTGATATTGCAGATCGAGTACATAAAACGCTAAAAGGTTATCATGGTCTCCAGACCATTTCCGTGCCAGTTGGAAAGAGTCTTTCAGATTCTATTCTTTGCAAATTAACATCTAGAGCTGAGGGAAAGAATGAAATTCCATCAGGGTTCGTTTACAGTTATGTAGAGGAGGCTGTGAAGCGACTACTCCTGTCATGTTTGTTCCCCTCAGCATCTTCTGAGAATCAAGAACTTTACAGAATAATCTAGagacctcaaaatcatcacctGAGGTGTTTGGAAGTACAATGAACGTATTCACACAAGTGATGACCAACGAAGTCATGGTGGCACTCTCCACAGAGTTAAAGGAAAATGTTTCTTCTGACTTGAAGGAATTAGTTAAGGAGGATCAGAAACTCTTAGACAAACGGCACAGACACTAAAACTAGATCATCCACCACTAACTCAAACAATCTGCCCCCTCGTACTTTTGACGAACATACAGATTTGATGCAAAATAGTCAGTGTGAAGGAGTCACCAGTTCATGTCACCTACGTCTGTTAGAGTCCAACAAGAAGACTATGCCTCCTTGGTCTCCATGCTGGTCATTCGACTCCTGAAGAAAGTCAATAGCTTACACCAGGACATTGGCACCCACCAGGATGGACTTCCAGATAATGTGCTGGATATGTCCAGAGACTTGATTCGGAAGATTCTGTCTGAGCTCGATACAGCTTTTGGCATGACAGGCGATGAAACCTATCCTAAGGATGTGAATTTTCACCAGATTTACAGAAACGTTTACAAAGAACTTACTCGACAGTTTGGGTCTGAAGATGTGCTCCGTTTTGCCCTTGAATCACAAGATCAATCTTTTGAATCATCACTGGTAGAAACGCTAACAAAAGAGATAACAAAGACTTGTAGCCAAACCAGCATACCAGCTTCTACACATCTCCCTCCAATTCAACCTACAGTGGGACAAGAtcaaggaaaggaaaagaccAGGAACAAAATGTTTCCAGTTTGGCTCAAGATGCCAACAATCAAATTGAAGGTGGAGTATCATATATATCATTTAGCTTTTTTACTGTCATACTGCCATACTGTCTATTCACTACAAGATGTACTTTACCCAGTTGTAGGGTATATCTTTAAGTTACTATACAACTATGTGTTCTTCAGAAACCAAAGAGAGGATCACAGAGTCTCCTTGTAAGCCAGGCCTCTCCTGTTGCAAACACTAGTAAGTTCATGGTGATATTTGAAGCAACACTTCAACTAGATCTAACTAGTTTCATGTTTTGCCTGCTATAAATTAACCAGTTTGGATGAGGAGGATAAATCATTCCCTATTTTTTCACAGAGCTCAGTGAGACGCTGGCTGAGGTCACCAAGGCTCCTGTATCTGCTGGCCCACTGGAGATGCCACAGGAGGAAGAGACTGTAGGGTGCTGTTTCTTCAGGATGCCGAAATTTAGGTTCTCCTTCAAGGTGGAGTTCAGTTTCTATAAGAGATGTTATTGTAATTTTAGACATTATTTGTACTAATGCTGATCACAGAGGCTACTGAGTGAAGAACACATTGGTGTAACATGATCTGTGAGTATGCAGTTTAGATATTTCTTTATTCATTACAATTTGAATCTGAAATGATTtaatctctctcttactttatcAGAAAATGAGGAAAGGTGCTAAAATTGGGCATTGTGACGATGATAAGTCCTTTGAAGAGAACATCAATGTCTCAGGTAAGTGAAACTGAAAGTCTGAACACATAAAGATACATTAATTCACTGTAACATTGAGTATTCACTAAGTAGACGTACTtggaaagtatttttttttctttgccatCTCTTTTTCAGCCTGTGCAACATCTTGTCAGACTCGGCTCAATGAGGCTACTGTTGAACTGACTGCTTCTGAGAGCCAAACTAAACTGGAAGAGACTGCATCTAGGCTGACCAACACATCTACTCCAGAGATGGGACTGTCTCACCTAGCTGTTTAAGTCACCTACACAACTAAATGATCCTTTGGATCATCGGATCCTCTAAGAACTCTTCGGTCCTTTCAACTACATTTTTTTGAACCCCAATCTGGCTATTTTAATTAAACTTATTATTGGATGCATATTGGTGTAACTTTGCCATTTGTTGGGTACTATGAGGATGACTACATACAGTGGCGcttgaaagttttttttaatctgttggAGGTTCTTGAAAGTTCTTGAACAACAGCTTTTAATGGATTTTAATCtcatattaaaatatcaaaCATATGAATCTAACTGTGCTTAATTGTAAGATATGTCACAGGCTTGAAGCTGAAAGGTTAGCTTTGCATTGTGTTTTGATGAGACCACCATTTTATACTACATggattgaaaataaataaaggagcTCAACTTTTTTGATGCTTATCACCACATGTGGAATGATTGTCAGTTTGGTGGGTGGGCCTATACTGTAGCACCTATACTGTACTTATACAATCCACATGTGCTGTGAAGGCCACCTATACTGTACTCATACCATGTGCTGTTAAGTCTGTTTTCCCTCCTACTAAATCACAAGATTTTCCTTAAACTGCTGTTCAGGGGTTCAATGGAGCAAGTGTGTCTAATGAGAACACTGAGCATTACTGCATGGTTTTAAGCATGCAATGCTCTATATTAGACAGTAGGTGGAATGCATGCTTTTGTTGTTTCAGTTGTCTAAAGATAAATGATGTGGCAGATACAGCCAAATGAAGCTACAAGCAAGAGGGTTCCTTTAGCCTAAAAGTATACTCAGTTTTAATGGGCAGTAACAGTACAAATGTACCCTTACAAAACAGCACACTTTCAAATTGGTAGTATGTACAATAAAGTGTAAACACATGTGTTCTCTCTCATCAAATATTTTGAGATGTGCAGTGGCCTGGAATATGTGTATAAAAGGACAGAGCATTTGCATCAATGTGGAGGAATTGAGGGGATTTTTTGTTAACTTGAGTGTGGACGGCCCTGGGGTGTGTGACCGGCCCTGCAGCAACATCTCCCTGGGGACAAGTGAGTCTGGATGGGTGAAGAAGGGCTTGGgcagaaacaaaaaaactgtTTCCCATTGCACAAGCACAGCATAAGGTTACCACAGTATATACCAAGACTGGAAAGACCCATCACTGTCAAAGGACACAAATGTGTACAGTTGAATTAACATAACCAGTTTAAATTGTACACAACTATTTAATTTTTGAACAGATATTTGATCATTTTATTTTGGACCTGGTGTTACGTGCCTAACCCACAACAGACAGACCCTTCAAGTGGAACATATTCAGATATTTTGAAGAGCACATTTATATACTATCAGAGCTGTATGGTTAGCATGATAGATTGTACGGTGAAAGGGAGTGATCTTGGGTGGAGTGGGGTGAGGGACCTTGTATCTGTTATCATCCAATGGCAACATGTCCATCACCAGCATGTACTTGGCCTTTGGATTCAGCCCTGTCACGGTGACTCTGCAACCACCTATGAATACGCAGGAACTCTAAGCAAATTATCCCAAATTATCCTCAGTCTCAATTAAATACTTTTGCATGATCAACTAACATGGCTAGTAATTAGTGGCATATGCAGGACCTGGCTAAATTATAAGGAAATGGATAAATAAAAGGAAACATAATTTCCCCCCAAATGAACTGGACAGTGGATGCACAAATTGTCAAGAACTAATGATCATCATCTAATGACCCTCAACACAGTTCATTCTGACATGTGTATAACGTGTGGAGAGCCATGTCAGTTTTGGTGATGAGCATATTGCCTCCTGTATTGCCAAATGTGTCCCATAGTGTGCAAAGATGCCTGGACATGTCTGGACATGTCTGCCTCTATGATGGCTCTCATGTCTCTCCCATACAGACTCTGGCAGTACTAGTGAACATGCTGAACCAACTTCAGTCAGCCTTTCATTTTCTTATCCTGCATCTCAAATTAAGTTCATCATCAAAATAATTGTTACAAAGTTGCAAAACAATTGTCTTTCAAAATAGGCTATTAATAGTAAtt encodes:
- the LOC122129999 gene encoding uncharacterized protein LOC122129999, with product MSERNESKKKSFEESRAECSSTTRTKRFDADLDHMNLSPMIRHLVENMTEEHWRIVREALCVPRTKEEVGHLCAIIVKKVVQTAHYYLLPVLSEILGVPVAYVCGMTRSGQHTFWLSTSEAERHEGSSLRQGSQGIRNEMLLAAAKKEVDEIFRESVRIVSGLDPVVPALPEGYSSISKMNVDLTASCTIKDFDSGPTTAPMMAEDAKASGLSQSIILLNQFTGTEFQQRASKQVSEVLLKTLENESPIEEFAEDDEESNSKAESQTDLCRVHAIFYPSGPRQSLLQLI
- the LOC122130000 gene encoding uncharacterized protein LOC122130000, which gives rise to MLVIRLLKKVNSLHQDIGTHQDGLPDNVLDMSRDLIRKILSELDTAFGMTGDETYPKDVNFHQIYRNVYKELTRQFGSEDVLRFALESQDQSFESSLVETLTKEITKTCSQTSIPASTHLPPIQPTVGQDQGKEKTRNKMFPVWLKMPTIKLKKPKRGSQSLLVSQASPVANTKLSETLAEVTKAPVSAGPLEMPQEEETVGCCFFRMPKFRFSFKKMRKGAKIGHCDDDKSFEENINVSACATSCQTRLNEATVELTASESQTKLEETASRLTNTSTPEMGLSHLAV